In one window of Clupea harengus chromosome 4, Ch_v2.0.2, whole genome shotgun sequence DNA:
- the LOC105900265 gene encoding tumor necrosis factor receptor superfamily member 6B, which translates to MFMLYVAVFLATFSAVPCSGQYSAPTYPWKDAETGEAVTCDKCPPGMYVGTHCSRHIPTRCLPCGKSQYTEFWNYIEECLVCDYACSEVQEEVNACNATHNRVCRCKEGYFSTLDFCLRSTVCPPGEGVETAGTRERDVECAQCERGFFSKVSSSTARCQTHSVCADNQTVIPGNDIHNTFCSSCKANSTHTQDIKVCNQEMVRFVLDRLHSDRHTQRLLRVLRRVNRVGSAGLELQDLLDVLVGKKSPSGLKVLLDALDRARLPHLHRLVTKWFTAQGSI; encoded by the exons ATGTTTATG TTGTACGTTGCGGTCTTCTTAGCAACTTTCTCCGCTGTGCCATGCTCTGGCCAGTACTCGGCTCCCACGTATCCCTGGAAAGATGCAGAGACGGGTGAGGCAGTAACTTGCGACAAATGTCCCCCGGGGATGTACGTGGGCACCCACTGTTCGAGGCATATTCCCACCCGGTGTCTTCCTTGCGGCAAGTCTCAGTACACGGAGTTCTGGAACTACATAGAGGAATGCCTGGTGTGTGATTATGCTTGCTCTGAGGTCCAAGAAGAGGTTAATGCCTGTAACGCCACACACAACCGTGTGTGCCGCTGCAAGGAGGGGTACTTCTCCACCCTTGACTTCTGCCTGAGGAGTACCGTATGCCCACCAGGGGAAGGAGTAGAAACTGCAG gaaCGCGGGAGCGGGACGTGGAGTGCGCGCAGTGTGAGAGGGGCTTCTTCTCCAAAGTGTCCTCCAGCACTGCCAGATGCCAGAcccattcagtgtgtgctgacAACCAGACGGTCATCCCTGGCAACGACATCCACAACACTTTCTGCTCCTCCTGCAAGGccaacagcacccacacacaag ACATTAAAGTGTGTAACCAGGAGATGGTGCGGTTTGTTCTGGACCGGCTGCACTCGGACAGGCATACCCAGAGGCTGCTGCGGGTTCTGAGGCGTGTGAACCGGGTGGGTTCCGCGGGCCTGGAGCTGCAGGACCTGCTTGATGTCCTGGTGGGAAAGAAGAGCCCGTCAGGCCTGAAGGTTCTGCTGGACGCACTGGACCGAGCCCGGCTTCCCCACCTGCACCGCCTCGTCACCAAATGGTTCACAGCGCAGGGCTCCATATAG
- the zgpat gene encoding zinc finger CCCH-type with G patch domain-containing protein — protein MDEGTLLASIQTYNGQLQQVEAALVAGLDPEQQADLLQLKNDLQELLELTEGSLLSLKKSQLLASLEAALTESPQGHTEQSLLLANNLGTATGSQQGHIERGEQDGECSSFYSELVGLGSDSHSSVPAREAETGEKDDGDADEEEEEEDYLSGSKVRAPYRTSWGTLEYHNAMVVGAEPPEEGEERVRVLYLQPTHRAMKPCPFYLEDKCRFPDNCRFSHGEAVGVSELRDFQEADLSELGEGSSCLARHEDGVWYPAKITELKDGVYTVKFDSLLLKKAELEADGVIPPMRTDDPVSSESDDDTDMAFAKVVDSAEAGWAVVDGSEFGGWEVHTRGIGSRLLMKMGYEQGKGLGKYLEGRVEPVQAQVVPRGAAALEGCGELTRALAARPRITRKGAPGPKRRLKRRAGSGEGKPNVFDFLNAKLGSAQARPSGPAAPAAPRDAYRGGQRDKREMNVQLYQATERVTQTEKEIQQLRHSLNRKVGRDAAVVSRLEENLAAAQKRLVQQKAQEQLLQSKRKRADTHKNMTEF, from the exons ATGGATGAAGGGACGCTGCTGGCATCCATCCAGACATATAATGGCCAGCTGCAGCAGGTGGAGGCGGCTCTGGTTGCCGGGCTGGACCCCGAGCAGCAGGCCGACCTGCTCCAGCTGAAGAACGACctgcaggagctgctggagctgaCCGAGGGCAGCCTCCTCAGCCTGAAGAAGAGCCAGCTATTAGCCAGCTTGGAGGCGGCTCTTACAGAGAgcccacagggacacacagagcagagcctTCTCCTGGCCAACAACCTGGGGACTGCTACGGGCAGCCAGCAGGGACATATAGAACGTGGCGAGCAGGACGGCGAGTGTTCCTCATTCTACTCTGAGTTGGTTGGACTGGGATCGGACAGCCACTCGTCTGTGCCTGCAAGGGAGGCGGAGACGGGTGAGAAAGATGATGGTGAtgctgatgaagaggaggaggaggaggactatTTGAGCGGGAGTAAAGTACGAGCGCCATATCGCACCTCCTGGGGGACTCTGGAGTATCACAATGCCATGGTGGTGGGGGCGGAGCCTccggaggaaggggaggagcgTGTGCGAGTGCTCTACCTTCAGCCCACCCACCGAGCTATGAAGCCCTGCCCCTTCTACCTGGAGGACAAGTGCCGTTTCCCAGACAACTGCAG GTTCTCCCATGGGGAGGCGGTGGGCGTGTCTGAGCTCAGGGACTTCCAGGAGGCGGACCTCAGCGAGCTGGGGGAGGGGTCATCCTGTCTCGCCCGTCACGAGGATGGGGTGTGGTATCCTGCCAAAATtactg agttgaagGATGGTGTGTACACTGTGAAGTTTGATTCGCTGCTGCTAAAGAAGGCGGAGCTTGAAGCGGATGGTGTGATCCCACCCATGCGGACTGATGATCCTGTCTCCTCTGAATCTGATGACGACACAGACATGGCCTTTGctaaag tggtggacagtgcagaggctggttgGGCAGTGGTGGACGGTTCAGAGTTTGGCGGCTGGGAGGTTCACACACGAGGCATCGGCTCCAGACTGCTCATGAAGATGGGCTACGAGCAAGGCAAag gtctgGGTAAGTATCTGGAGGGCCGTGTGGAGCCGGTGCAGGCGCAGGTGGTTCCCAGGGGGGCGGCCGCTCTGGAGGGGTGTGGGGAGCTGACCCGCGCTCTGGCGGCCCGCCCCCGCATCACCAGGAAGGGGGCCCCCGGCCCCAAGAGGAGGCTGAAGAGGAGGGCCGGCAGCGGGGAGGGGAAGCCCAACGTCTTTGACTTCCTCAACGCCAAACTGGGTTCTGCCCAGGCCCGCCCCTCTGGCCCGGCCGCACCCGCAGCGCCGCGCGACGCCTACAGGGGGGGCCAGCGCGACAAGAGGGAGATGAACGTGCAGCTGTACCAGGCCACGGAGAGGGTCACGCAGACGGAGAAGGAGATCCAGCAGCTCAGGCACTCCCTCAACCGCAAAGTCGGCAG ggaTGCTGCAGTGGTCAGTCGTCTGGAGGAGAACTTGGCTGCGGCTCAGAAGCGACTCGTTCAGCAGAAAGCTCAGGAGCAGCTCCTCCAATCAAAGCGCAAGAGGGccgacacacacaagaacatgaCCGAGTTCTGA